The Rhodobacter sp. 24-YEA-8 DNA segment TGCCGACCGTTACGAATATACCTATGGCCATGCCGATATCCTGATTGCCGGCGGCGGCATTGCCGGGCTTCAGGCCGCGCTGGTTGCGGGGGCTTCGGGTGCGAAAGTACTGATCCTCGAGCAGACCGCGCATTGGGGTGGCCGCGCGCCGGTCGATGGCGATATCATCGACGGCAAACCGGCCGAAGCCTGGATCGCCCAGGCGCTCCAGACCCTTGGTGCGATGGAAAATGTCAGCTTCCGCGCACGCACGATGGTTTCGGGCGTCTATGATCACGGCTATGTGCTGGCCGAAGAACGCATTGCCGACCACACCCCCGGCGACGGGCGGCCCCGCAAACGCCTCTGGCGTATCCGGGCTGCGAAAGTCATCGCCGCGACAGGTGCGCTGGAACGCCCGCTGTCTTTCGCTGGAAATGATATTCCCGGCGTCATGCTGGCCTCTGCCACCCGCGATTATGCGGTGAATTTTGCGGTCTCGCCGGGCGAGCGCACGGTTGTCGTCACCAATAATGACGATGCCTACCGCACCGCGATCACGCTGAAAGAGGCGGGGCTTGAGGTCACCATCGTCGATGCGCGTGCCTCGACCTCCGGCGAGCTGCCGTCCCGTGCCCGCGCCATGGGCATCCGGATCGAGACCGGGCGCGGCATCGTAAAGGTGAAAGGCGGCAAGCGCGTCACCGGTGTCGCCATCGGCCTCCAGGCCGGTGAGGGCGGTGCGGTTGAAGAAATCGCCTGCGATGCGGTTGCGATGTCGGGCGGCTGGTCGCCGGTCGTGCATCTGTGGTCCCATTGCGGCGGCAAGCTGATCTGGGACGAGGCGCGTGCGCTGTTCCGCCCCGATGCCACCCGCCCGCCGCTGGGCGAGGATGGCACTGCCATGGTCTATCCGGCAGGCGCCGCTAATGGCGCACTGGCGGCGGCAGAGGCGCTGAGCGATGCGGCCTCGCAGGCCGCGCTGGCGGTTGAGGCTGTCGGCCATAAGACGGACGCGGTCGCGACGGCTTCGGCGGATGTGATCGAAGAGGGCGCGATGCTGCCGGTCTGGATCATGCCGGCCTCGGCCGGGATCGATCTGAAATCGAAAATGTGGCTCGATTTCCAGAATGACGTTAAGGTCTCTGACGTGCAGCTTGCCGCGCGCGAAGGCTATGTCTCGGTCGAACATACCAAGCGCTATACCACGCTCGGCATGGCGACGGATCAGGGAAAACTCTCGAATATCAACGGTCTGGCGGTGCTTGCTGAGGCTTTGGGCGAACAGATCCCCCGGGTTGGCACCACCACCTTCCGCCCGCCTTACGCGCCTGTGACCATCGGTGCGCTGACGGGTGAGGCTCGCGGCGACATCTTTCAGCCGCTGCGCAAGACGCCGATGCATGACTGGCACCTGGCCCATGGCGCCTATATGGAGCCGGTCGGCCTCTGGCAGCGGCCCTATACCTATCCGCGCGCGGGCGAAACGCATGAACAGGCGGTCAACCGCGAGGTGGTCAACACCCGCGAGCGTCTGGGCCTGCTTGATGCCTCGACGCTGGGCAAGATCCTCGTGAAAGGGCCGGATGCGGGGAAATTCCTCGATATGCTCTACACGAATGTGATGTCTAATCTCGGGATCGGCAAATGCCGCTACGGGCTGATGTGCAACGAACAGGGCTTCCTGTCGGATGACGGTGTGGTGATCCGCATCGCCGAAGACACCTGGCTTTGCCACACCACCTCGGGTGGGGCGGACCGGATCCATGGCTGGATGGAAGACTGGCTGCAATGCGAATGGTGGGACTGGCAGGTCTATACCGCCAATCTGACCGAGCAATATGGCCAGATCGCGGTTGTCGGCCCCAATGCCCGGAAACTGCTGGAAAAACTTGGCGGGATGGATGTCTCGAAAGAGGCGCTGCCCTTCATGACCTTCAGGGATGGCGAGCTGGCGGGTTTCCCCGTCCGCGTTCACCGCATCTCCTTCTCGGGCGAGCTGAGCTACGAAATCGCAGTGCCCGCGAGCCATGCGCTCGCCTTCTGGGAGCTTTTATATGCTGAGGGCGAGGAGTTCGGGCTCCAGACCTATGGCACCGAAGGCCTGCATGTATTGCGCGCCGAAAAGGGCTTTATCATGATCGGGGACGAGACCGACGGGACGGTGATCCCGCAGGATCTCAACCTCGACTGGGCGATTTCGAAGAAGAAAGAAGACTTCCTCGGCAAACGCGGCCAGCAACGCACCTTCCTCGCGGCAAAAGACCGCTGGAAGCTGGTGGGCTTTGAAAGCCTGGACGGGTCGGTGATCCCGGATGGCGCCTATGTCATTGCTGCGGGCACCAACGAATACGGGTTCCGCAATTCCCAGGGCCGCATCACCTCGACCTATCATTCGCCGACGCTGAAAAGAGGCATCGCGATGGGGCTTCTGAAAGACGGCCCGGCACGGATGGGCGAGGTGGTCGAATTCACCGCCATGTCCGGCGGCGTCTCGGTCGCGGCAAAGGTGGTTGACCCGGTTTTCTATGACAAGGAAGGGGAGAAGCAGAATGTCTGATCCGGTTTCTGCCCTGAAAGGCGCGGTTGCCCATGGGTTCGCCCATGTGGAAGAGATCGGCCCGCTGGGCATGATCACATTGCGCGCCAAACCCGGCACCGAGGGGCTTGCGGCGGCGGTCAAAGCCGCAACGGGCTGCGACCTGCCCGGTGCGCGCAGGATCACCCATGCCGGCACGAACAGCTGCGGCTGGATGAGCAATGACGAATACCTTCTCGTGCTGCCATACGGCGATGTGGCGAAGGCCCTTGCCGCGATTGCTGCGGCGATGGCGGGCGCTCATCATCTGGCGGTTGATGTCTCGGATGCGCGGGCGGTGTTCCGCGTGACCGGGCCGCAGGCCGATCAGGTGCTGCGCAAGCTGACCCCGGCCGATCTGGATAAGGTGGAGGCGGATGAGATCCGTCGCTCGCGCTTTGCCCAGGTCGCAGCGGCTTTCTGGCCGGTCGCGGCAGAGGGGGCAGATGGTGGCTATACGCTGGTCTGTTTCCGCTCGGTTGCGGGCTATGTCATGGGCCTTCTGACACATGCGGCGCAGGCGGGCAGCGAACTCTGACCGGCGGCGCTTTTGGGCCTGGATTAATATTGCGCAGACCCATTTCTGACGGGTCTGTCCTGCATTGCTTTTGAATCGCGAAAGCACATTGGCGTTAGCCGGAGACGCCCCCGTTTCCGCAACCCGGGCCAATGTTTGCACATAAAGACGGATCGTTTAATCTCGCCTTGTATTGCTTGCTGATCCGGAGCTTTTGCAGATGCCGAGATTGACCCTTCCGGCTTTTTTCGTCTTCATTATAACATCCTCCCTGGCCAGGGCCGAGATCGGCGTCTGGCGCTGTACGCTCGGACCTGTCACTGATCGGACCCCCTTTTTTTCGGGGAATCTTCTGATTGCCTATGACACTGAAACGACGCAGCTTTGGGTCAATGATGTCGGGATTGCCGGGATAGATAAGGGCTTTATCCCGGCAAAGGTCACGAACAGCGCAGGCGAGGTCGTTCTGCGCTGGAAGCTCAGACTGGCGCAGCATCTCGGCGAAAAAATCGTACGCTTTGCCTATAAGGCGCAATTTGATGCGACCGGGCGCAGCCTTACCGCAACCGGCTGGGTTGAAGGCTGGCGCGACCCGCCCGCAGCCACAGTTTCGGGCCCCTGCGTTAAGGCGTAAGGCAAAATCCGCGCGTTTTGCGGCGCGCGATCAGGTGACCTTACAGGGCGTTGTTTCGCTTTGTCTTGCCCGCAGGGCTTGACCTTCGGGGCGGATACGCCCTTATTCCAGACGTAACGCCCCATCCGAACAGGAGTGAGTCCGATGACGTTTCATCTTCCCGATCTGCCCTATAAATACAACGCCCTTGAGCCGCTTGGCATGTCGATGGAAACGCTGGAATTCCACCATGACCTGCATCACAAGGCCTATGTCGACAATGGTAACAAGCTGATCGCCGGCACCGAATGGGAGAAGAAGTCGCTCGACGAGATCGTCGTCGGCACCTACCAGGCTGGCGCCGTGGCGCAGAACGGCATTTTCAACAATGCCTCGCAGCACTGGAACCACA contains these protein-coding regions:
- a CDS encoding sarcosine oxidase subunit gamma: MSDPVSALKGAVAHGFAHVEEIGPLGMITLRAKPGTEGLAAAVKAATGCDLPGARRITHAGTNSCGWMSNDEYLLVLPYGDVAKALAAIAAAMAGAHHLAVDVSDARAVFRVTGPQADQVLRKLTPADLDKVEADEIRRSRFAQVAAAFWPVAAEGADGGYTLVCFRSVAGYVMGLLTHAAQAGSEL
- a CDS encoding sarcosine oxidase subunit alpha family protein; its protein translation is MSARLQKGGRLINRSARMEFTFNGKRLNGLAGDTLASALLANDQLLVGRSFKYHRPRGIMASGPEEPNALVALGEGARFEPNQRVTTTELFDGLTSASQNHWPSLEFDIGAVNNKLARFLPAGFYYKTFIHPRSAWKHLFEPVIRRSAGLGKPPEEADADRYEYTYGHADILIAGGGIAGLQAALVAGASGAKVLILEQTAHWGGRAPVDGDIIDGKPAEAWIAQALQTLGAMENVSFRARTMVSGVYDHGYVLAEERIADHTPGDGRPRKRLWRIRAAKVIAATGALERPLSFAGNDIPGVMLASATRDYAVNFAVSPGERTVVVTNNDDAYRTAITLKEAGLEVTIVDARASTSGELPSRARAMGIRIETGRGIVKVKGGKRVTGVAIGLQAGEGGAVEEIACDAVAMSGGWSPVVHLWSHCGGKLIWDEARALFRPDATRPPLGEDGTAMVYPAGAANGALAAAEALSDAASQAALAVEAVGHKTDAVATASADVIEEGAMLPVWIMPASAGIDLKSKMWLDFQNDVKVSDVQLAAREGYVSVEHTKRYTTLGMATDQGKLSNINGLAVLAEALGEQIPRVGTTTFRPPYAPVTIGALTGEARGDIFQPLRKTPMHDWHLAHGAYMEPVGLWQRPYTYPRAGETHEQAVNREVVNTRERLGLLDASTLGKILVKGPDAGKFLDMLYTNVMSNLGIGKCRYGLMCNEQGFLSDDGVVIRIAEDTWLCHTTSGGADRIHGWMEDWLQCEWWDWQVYTANLTEQYGQIAVVGPNARKLLEKLGGMDVSKEALPFMTFRDGELAGFPVRVHRISFSGELSYEIAVPASHALAFWELLYAEGEEFGLQTYGTEGLHVLRAEKGFIMIGDETDGTVIPQDLNLDWAISKKKEDFLGKRGQQRTFLAAKDRWKLVGFESLDGSVIPDGAYVIAAGTNEYGFRNSQGRITSTYHSPTLKRGIAMGLLKDGPARMGEVVEFTAMSGGVSVAAKVVDPVFYDKEGEKQNV